From the genome of Paralichthys olivaceus isolate ysfri-2021 chromosome 4, ASM2471397v2, whole genome shotgun sequence:
TGGTGTAGGCAGATCATATTATCCTGTCAAAGAAGTGATGGCGTCAATTTCAGAAATGTCACCATCACAGTGCTGCGTTTGATACCCATTTAATTTCAGGCGCTGCAAAAATGTATTGGcttcaattcatttttactgATCAAAATTCCCTGAAGAACCCGAGGAGCTTTGTTTCCTCACCCTTCACTTCTTTCATCCATggttaaatatgtaaataaaatgtctaaaGTCATTCTTCAAAggggaacaaaagaaaaaagggggctGAGGGAAAAGACAGCCATAAAATTCCTCCGATTCTCCATAACATTAGCCAGAGGGGGCCAGCTTCCAGCCAGAGCCTAACAGCAGGGGAGCGAGCTCGCTCCATAGAATCACACATCTCAAatcccacacacaaaaaataaaatatcttttcAGCTTCAGTCATCAAAGGCCCCCCCTCCTTTCACTTTATTAGTTACAGAATTATCTCAGTTGCTGATTTTTCAGAGATGGAGCTGCACTGCTTTTCTTCGTCACACTGTTGTGCTTGCAAAGATGAGATAAaatgtgtgagtctgtgagagtgtgtgtgtgtgtgtgtgcatattttgCAAATGTGTGAGAAGGAATGAGccgtgtgtgggggggttagGGGGTGTATATGGAAAAGAGGGtgggagacagaaaaagaacataaaaggAACAGTAGTAGCTGCTGAGGCTGTGGATGCTAAAGAGTGAACAGGCCTgattcctctctccttctcttttcttctcattttcaaaGAGATATCATCATGACCAGCAAAACAATcatgaaagagagggaggcaggagggaaGACAGGAGCAAGAACAGAACAAAGCCGATGAATTACCACAAACTAGTCGACTGTGTCTTCTTTTTAGACTGTGTAACAATATTATCTTGTCAGTTTCATTACACCAAAGGCAGCCATAATAAGGGCAGTTGTTTGCTTTAAAATACGCCAGACAGggttttctcaaagatggatGATCAGTGAATGGAGAGCAGAGGTTGGCCCGGCTGGGGCAAAGCATTGATATTACATTATTCTTCTTCACATTAAAGCTGCCGTCTCTTTTTGTCATCTCCTCTACTCATCAGTGACATAATAAACGTGTAAgtggagagggagggacagagcaGGCATGTCAGCTGTCCTTGTCTTTGTGAGTGAGGGGTCACACTATAGAagattcatgttgtttttttacaaaggAAAATAGTTTGCATACCATTATGAATATCCCacaatatatatgtgtgtgtgtgtgtgtgagtgtgtgtatgttctgATCAAAACCACTTCAAACATTAACAGCTGGATAAGTGAAACCTGAGCTGCATAGGAGGAGTGTATTGTGTTCATAAGTGTATTCATACCCTATATTtatgctgctgctccacacacTGGGCGCTAACAGCTGAAATGCCCTCACTAAGATATGCTGTGCTTAAACCATTTATGCATGCTGGTGTCAGGTTTCTCATCttgcacagacacatttcagaaATACCTCTAAAAGCACTTTTAGTGACTCTTGTTAAAAGCTCTAAAAGCACTGCTGTTTACTTGTGATCAGTATTTCAGGCATGATGGAGACCATGACATGGCCTCAGCATAAATCTTACAGCCACAAACGTTTTACAAGGTAACGTGAGTGAGGTCTGGAggatctctctcacacacatacacataaaaaagGCAAAAGGCCTCATAACCTATTCTTCTCATAGCATATATGCCACCCTGCTCCTCCATGAACAGGCTGATGATATAAAACCATGATGGAGTTCTTACTCGCTCTAACAACAATGCATCATCAGGGTTTACTGATGCCATTTATTACTGCACTCTATGTGTTGACACgttgtgtttggtttattttataatgGCCTGTGACACTGGTAGTGCTGTGTTTCACTTTAACGGGCTGATAAAAGCccatccattcattttctaAACCACTTATACTGTTCTGGGTCACAAGGAGGCTGGAGCCTGCCCCAAGCAGGAGACCGGATACACTCTAGACACTTTATCACAGAGCTAACAGGGCCGTGAGTGTATAGCATAACATCTGTACTCAAGGGGAGGTGGTCACTTTGGAAAGGGAGAGGGAAACCACAATGACATGAGATGAACATACAAAAAACCTCTACTTCACAAGAGGCCACTGATTCTGTTTGTGATATAACAAGCTAGAAAAAAGATTACTCCAAATGAATTAACTCTGTTTATTCCCATGAGAATAGCAACTGATTTGGACAAAGTGCTTTATGATTagttcattatttttaattagaCATATCGCCCTGCATTATCACCATTAATGTTAAATGGTCATTTACATAGAACatctctagtcttgatgactattcaaagcactttacattcacatattaccacacacattcatacagtgcatcaatGTGCAGCACTTACTCTATCACACATCAGGGGAGTTTTGAGATCCAGTTTCTTTGCCAAGGACATTTTGTAATGTGGAATGGAGGAgcctgggatcaaaccaccagcattctggttagtggatgacccactcCACATCCTTAGCCACTACTGCCCAATAGCCTGTGACATAATATCACATGTAGAAGTATTTTTCGCAGAACATGCCTACATACATTTGCAAAAATGTCCATTGAAATGTGAGCTTGTTAAGATGCTAACATTGGAAAAACCATTCCCTGTGCTGTGTCTGTAAGGCCACCATGCCTGGGAAAGGGCACATAGCTATCCATGATAAGGTTATTTGAGAAACAGTAAATGAATGCAAGGTGCTGTTGTATTTGGCACAAATAACGCTGTGGCCACAACACACAGATTCCCACACTGCTACATTATAAACAGATTCTAAACTTGGATATGTTTTCATCCACATCCTTACAAATGTCCCTCATGAGTGGTTTGCCCTGGTGCTTTCAAGAACGCCTGGGGGAAGTTTCATGCAGTCCACACACTGACAAATTGACTCACGTGTCTCTTTCAACAGAAAGACCATTGTTTCTAGCTTCTTGTccactgttgttttgtttgtgtatgtgtgaatattattattgtgtgtggTTTGCAAACTTGCCTTGAATACTGAGGAATGAATAATTCATCTGGACTGAattcagatttaaaatgttgtaaaaacccatgtgcacatttccctCACAGTAGGTCTGTCttgtttatatacagtgtacATTGCACAAAAAATTCTGACGAATATATCATCATTCATGTGATCATTTTCATCTTAAAGTGTTCAGCATCACTTCTGCTGGAATTAAAAGCTCTGGTCTATGAAAATCATATAACAATCTTTATAAACCTGAAAATCCCTGTGGCTGATTCCAGAAGATGTCTATGAAGCTGATGGAAATTGAATAGAGTACTGTACTCATGGTACTTGACTAAAGTTCTGAGATATTTATGctttttttctgctcctctgtatTTGCAGAACTAGAAGAATGGCAGCATTTTGCATACAAAACATTAATCAGTTCATTAAATTGTGCAATTTAATATCCAAATGGCTCCAGCTCCACTACTCTCAAAGTAAAGTGgaatagataatggatgaatggaatATACCAAATTACAGCATATGAGGGAGTTCAAAATAGCTTTAAATTACATGAATATTGTGCTTATATCAATGCATCAAGAATAACAATCCCTATAAAGCCCTATATAATATAGAATACTGCATGTAATTTAGATGCACTAGGTATAtattctataaatatatatatttggtaaATTTAATTGtaacaaagtattatttttatgttgtggATCTAAACTGCATAGCTGGTCACAGGTTGCCTGACTGTGCAGTGGGGACGATATAAAATTAGCCATCAGATGGATTATTGTTTAAGGTTAAGTTAATCGTTGGCCCATGCTATTTATGTATCTGTAAAATAACCTTTAGTGCAAAAATCAAATGTTCAGTTGCAGTTAGTTGTCCATGTGCAACTTTTAAATCAACATGCACATATTTAGAGAGATGTGACATTGAGTTTTGGcaagaaaacagcaaatatgttatatttgtgGTTGTTTAATCGGCTATTTTGAAAAGAAGGTGCCTGTTAAAACGTATTGGTCAAGGGACAGCGATAaaaacaagggggggggggcggtaaAAACTTGTCCAGCAACTTTGTGAGTGTCCCGTAGATTGCGCAGCATTTTGtgattgtcataaaaactctgtgtgttgtggtggTTGAGAATCTTGTGTCCGGGCGCAAACAGGCCaacagagacagggagaggggaGTTTGCTGAGTCTGTGAACTCTCTATAATGAACAAGCTGTTCCGCACGATTTGAAAATAATCCGCGTGTCAGTGTCATATTCTCATGTAAAGTAGCTGTGTCTTTGAAGGCGGATCTCTTGGCAGGTTAGACCGGGACGGAGGCTCCGACCAGCTCAGACGAGCGCTGCCACCAAACCAGACGCATCAGTTGGCCGCCGCTGTGTGACGGGAGGAGCATAATCCTGCTTTTTCTGGGACTCGtttagtttcatttatttattttgcagattAGTTGTCTCGGGATCCTGGTGAGGAGACGCCTCTGCGTAAAGGATCAGCCGCGTAAAGGactattttatttctttttctccaagTTGTCGCACGGACCACACATCGTTTTGCTGCGCAGGGAAAAGTGACATGAAACGCGAGGACGGGTCAGTGGATCTTCAGGGAACAAGTGAGAGACAAGTCGGAAGCCACAGTATTTGTAATTTAACCACAGCAGACTGAACTGTGTGCTGCGGGACATTGAGCAAGTACAGCTCCAACACATGCGCTCGGAAAGCATGGACCTGTGCGCACGATATTTCCAGCGAGAAAGCGTCCACGGACCACCGCGGGAAATATGTTCTTATTAAACTCTCCACACCAATAATGAGAAAGCAATCTCCTTAGTTGTGTAACTTCTCCCACGTTGATCTATCCGACACACCAACACCAGCCTGGATTCATCACAGACTTTTCAATGAGAGAATCGTGTGTTGTGGTAGTGATGAACATCCTGTCGTTTTCTTCATTAAATCAAGAAGGGAGGATGCGTTCATGTGCCAGACTGAGCCTGGTCTATGTGCTGCTCGCCCTGTGGAGCAGTGGAGCTTCAGCTATCAGCTCCATAGACCCGGACTGGTCAGGAGAGGGGAGATGTCAACACATCAACATCCCCCTGTGTAAAGACATTGGCTACAATATGACTCGCATGCCAAATCTCATGGGCCACGATGACCAAAAAGAGGCAGCGATAAAGCTGCAGGAGTTTGCAACACTGATAGAGTTTGGATGCCACAGTCATCTCAAATTTTTCCTGTGCTCGCTGCACGCTCCCATGTGCACGGAGCAGGTTTCCAACCCCATCCCAGCATGTAGAGTTATGTGTGAGCAGGTGAAGTTAAAATGCTCACCCATTTTGAAAAACTTTAACTTCCCGTGGCCCGACTCTCTGGACTGCTCCCGGCTGCCGACCAAAAATGACCCAAACAACCTCTGCATGGAGGCGCCCAACAACGGCTCAGACGAGCCCCCCAAAGTCTCCCACACCCAGCCCCCAGACTTCAGGCCGCAGAGGCCCCTGAGCAGCCACGACCTGCACCTgaaggacagcagcagcagcagcaagcagACGTGCAGCAACCCTGGCAAGTTCCACTTTGTGGAGAAGAGCGAGTCCTGTGCCCCTAAATGCTACCCCAAAGTGGACGTATACTGGAGTCAGGGAGACAAGCAATTCTCTCTGGTGTGGATGGCCATCTGGTCCATCCTCTGCTTTGTCTCTAGTGCCTTCACTGTGCTCACATTCCTCATAGACCCACAGAGATTCAAATACCCAGAGCGGCCGATCATCTTCCTTTCCATGTCCTACTGTGTTTACTCTGTGGGCTACCTCATCCGACTTTTTGTGGGCGCTGACAGAATAGCGTGTGACAGAGACAATGGGGTGCAATATGTTATCCAGGAGGGTCTGGAGAGCACCGGCTGCACTATTGTGTTCCTCATCCTGTATTATTTTGGCATGGCCAGCTCCCTCTGGTGGGTTATCCTGACCCTCACATGGTTCCTGGCTGCGGGGAAGAAGTGGGGTCATGAGGCCATCGAGGCCAACAGCAGCTACTTCCACCTAGCGGCGTGGGCCATCCCTGCTGTGAAGACCATCATGATCCTGGTGATGAGGAAGGTGGCGGGGGACGAGCTGACGGGCATCTGCTACGTGGGCAGCATGGATGTCAAAGCTCTCACTGGCTTCGTGCTAATTCCTCTCTCCTGCTATCTTATTATTGGCACTTCTTTCCTGCTGTCGGGCTTCGTGGCCCTCTTCCACATCCGTAAGATaatgaaaacagagggagaaaacacGGACAAGCTGGAGAAGCTGATGGTTCGCATTGGGGTTTTCTCTGTGCTCTACACCGTCCCGGCCACCTGCGTCATCGCCTGCTACTTTTACGAGAGGCTCAACATGGACTACTGGCGCATCCTGGCAGTGGAGCAGAAGTGTGTGGATGGCGGCGGGCCGGAGTCAGCTGAGTGTGTCATGAAGACTTCCATCCCTGCTGTGGAGATCTTCATGGTGAAGATCTTCATGCTGCTGGTGGTGGGCATCACCAGCGGCATGTGGATCTGGACGTCAAAGACGCTGCAATCGTGGCAGAACGTGTTTAGCAGGAAGCTAAAGAAGAAGTCGAGGAGAAAGGCTGCCAGTGTGTTCACCAGCAGTAGGCCTTACATCAAACCTCACCCATCTCTCAAAGGGCACAGCACTAAGTATGAGCCTACACGGCCTCCTCCAACATGTGTATGAGCTGGCTCTCCTTGTATAAACCCCAAAAGTACTTGTTAAGCCCTTATCTAAATGAGACTTTGTAATCAGAGTGCCATCAAAAGAATCAAGGTTCGTGTTTTATTTATGCAAACTCTGTTGAAGATAATGcaatgtgggtttttttgtatCTTCAGCCATCTCGTGCAACAAGAGCTGCCTTTGTTTGAGGAAAAATCTGCTACTCCTGGATTCACTTATCCTATTGAggaccttggtggaggaaaaaaaaatgttattgttcCCAAGACAAAAAGACTGGAATAAACCATTTGGATGTGCCATTGGGTTACTTGAATAATGTGCAATAGATGTTTTCCCTACAGGCAAGAAAAAGGGACACTTGTACTGTTAGTGACAGATTACGGACAATGCAAGGACCCCGCAGACAATGGAGGCAAATGGTCAGAGAGACACTACAGAGAGTGTTGTGTTTGGAGGCTTTTTAATACAAACTGAGGCAGTGTCACACATGTTTGAACTGAAGTGAGAGCAGCTGCTGAAAAAGCGCTCGAGACGTTACAAACTGCCCATTGTGAGGCAAATCCACACCATAAATTTATCAAGCACTCAtcactgaaaaaaagttatttgtacACGCTGTtgagttttcattgtttttttctttgctgttttatAGCACAAGAGAACGTTTGtatatatttctaaaaaaaaagaaagctgagATTTTATAGAAAAATTAATAAAACGTTctagttttaaatgtttgtaaagtCGGATTTTTGTATTGCAACTGTATTGTTATTCTCTCTACTGGATTGAGTCACCGTCCTCGCAAAGCAGCGATAAGATTTTTAATGCAATTACATCCTTCGTCATTATATGCTGACAGTG
Proteins encoded in this window:
- the fzd10 gene encoding frizzled-10, producing the protein MRESCVVVVMNILSFSSLNQEGRMRSCARLSLVYVLLALWSSGASAISSIDPDWSGEGRCQHINIPLCKDIGYNMTRMPNLMGHDDQKEAAIKLQEFATLIEFGCHSHLKFFLCSLHAPMCTEQVSNPIPACRVMCEQVKLKCSPILKNFNFPWPDSLDCSRLPTKNDPNNLCMEAPNNGSDEPPKVSHTQPPDFRPQRPLSSHDLHLKDSSSSSKQTCSNPGKFHFVEKSESCAPKCYPKVDVYWSQGDKQFSLVWMAIWSILCFVSSAFTVLTFLIDPQRFKYPERPIIFLSMSYCVYSVGYLIRLFVGADRIACDRDNGVQYVIQEGLESTGCTIVFLILYYFGMASSLWWVILTLTWFLAAGKKWGHEAIEANSSYFHLAAWAIPAVKTIMILVMRKVAGDELTGICYVGSMDVKALTGFVLIPLSCYLIIGTSFLLSGFVALFHIRKIMKTEGENTDKLEKLMVRIGVFSVLYTVPATCVIACYFYERLNMDYWRILAVEQKCVDGGGPESAECVMKTSIPAVEIFMVKIFMLLVVGITSGMWIWTSKTLQSWQNVFSRKLKKKSRRKAASVFTSSRPYIKPHPSLKGHSTKYEPTRPPPTCV